A single region of the Anaerostipes rhamnosivorans genome encodes:
- a CDS encoding recombinase family protein, with protein sequence MLQSNKITALYCRLSQEDMQAGESGSIQHQKMILQRYADEHHFLNTKFFVDDGFSGVSFEREGLQAMLQEVEAGRVATVITKDLSRLGRNYLKTGELIEIVFPENGVRYIAINDGVDTAREDNEFTPLRNWFNEFYARDTSKKIRAVKQAQAQKGERVNGEYPYGYIPDPNNRHHLIPDPETAPIVKQVFAMFVSGVRMCEIQKWLAENKVLTIGALRYQRTGQARYQRAMIAPYTWPDKTLYDILARQEYLGHTITAKTHKVSYKSKKTRKNEEEQRYFFPNTHEPLVDEETFELAQKRIATRHRPTKAAEIDIFSGLLFCAGCRHKMYYQQGVNIEPRKFSYSCGAWRNRARTGSECTSHYIRKNVLLDLVLEDMRRVLRYVKEHEQDFICKATEYGDMEARKALAQQQKELFKAQARMTELDTLFRKLYEDNALGRLTDERFVFLTSGYEDEKKSLAARIDELQQQIATVTERKRDISRFIQIVGKYSDIQELTYENVHEFIDRILIHELDRETNTRKIEIHYSFVGQVDTEQEPTQVVNHDRRNMVDVKSIAI encoded by the coding sequence ATGTTACAGTCGAATAAAATCACCGCCCTTTACTGCCGTTTAAGTCAAGAGGATATGCAAGCCGGAGAAAGCGGAAGCATACAGCACCAAAAAATGATACTTCAACGCTATGCGGACGAACACCATTTTTTGAACACAAAGTTTTTTGTGGACGACGGATTTTCCGGCGTGAGTTTTGAGCGCGAGGGGCTGCAAGCGATGTTGCAGGAAGTGGAAGCCGGACGAGTGGCGACGGTCATTACCAAAGACCTTTCCCGTCTTGGCAGAAACTATCTGAAAACGGGCGAACTCATAGAGATTGTATTTCCCGAAAACGGAGTACGCTATATCGCGATCAACGACGGAGTTGACACAGCGCGGGAGGATAACGAGTTTACCCCCTTGCGGAACTGGTTTAACGAGTTTTACGCCCGCGACACAAGCAAGAAAATCCGCGCAGTTAAACAGGCACAGGCGCAAAAAGGCGAGCGCGTCAACGGGGAATATCCATACGGCTATATCCCAGACCCGAACAACCGCCACCACCTTATACCCGACCCGGAAACCGCGCCGATTGTCAAACAGGTTTTCGCTATGTTTGTTAGCGGCGTGCGTATGTGCGAAATCCAAAAATGGCTTGCGGAAAACAAAGTCTTGACGATTGGAGCGTTGCGCTATCAGCGTACAGGACAGGCGCGGTATCAGCGGGCAATGATCGCCCCCTATACTTGGCCGGACAAAACGCTCTATGACATATTAGCAAGGCAGGAATATTTAGGGCATACCATAACCGCGAAAACTCACAAGGTATCCTACAAGTCGAAAAAGACCCGGAAGAACGAAGAAGAACAACGCTATTTCTTCCCAAACACCCATGAGCCGCTTGTTGACGAGGAAACCTTTGAACTTGCGCAAAAGCGGATTGCTACCCGCCACCGCCCGACAAAAGCAGCGGAGATTGATATTTTTTCCGGCTTGCTGTTTTGCGCTGGTTGCAGACATAAGATGTATTACCAACAGGGCGTAAATATCGAGCCGCGCAAGTTTTCCTATTCTTGCGGCGCATGGCGCAACAGGGCAAGGACAGGCAGCGAGTGTACCTCTCATTATATCCGCAAAAACGTACTTCTTGATTTAGTGCTGGAAGATATGCGGCGGGTTTTGCGGTATGTTAAGGAACACGAACAGGACTTTATCTGTAAAGCTACCGAGTACGGCGACATGGAAGCGAGAAAGGCATTAGCGCAGCAGCAAAAGGAACTTTTCAAAGCACAGGCGCGTATGACCGAACTTGACACGCTTTTCCGCAAGCTGTATGAGGACAACGCATTAGGCAGACTGACAGATGAACGGTTTGTGTTTCTAACTTCCGGCTATGAGGACGAAAAGAAATCCCTTGCCGCAAGGATAGACGAGTTACAACAGCAGATCGCAACCGTTACCGAGCGAAAAAGGGATATATCAAGGTTTATTCAGATTGTCGGGAAATACAGCGACATACAGGAATTGACCTATGAAAACGTCCATGAGTTTATCGACCGTATTTTGATACATGAATTAGACCGGGAAACCAACACCCGGAAAATCGAAATCCATTATAGCTTTGTCGGACAGGTTGATACCGAGCAGGAGCCGACGCAAGTTGTCAACCATGACCGCCGCAACATGGTAGATGTAAAAAGTATCGCTATCTAA
- a CDS encoding transposon-encoded TnpW family protein has protein sequence MDKKQTITTERKIGKITYLVQALPSEKATDTIHKKIEKLIVKDLQKKPGNPGFLASE, from the coding sequence ATGGATAAAAAACAGACAATTACAACCGAACGCAAAATAGGGAAAATCACCTATCTTGTTCAAGCGTTGCCGAGTGAAAAGGCAACCGATACAATCCATAAAAAGATTGAGAAACTCATTGTAAAGGATTTGCAGAAAAAGCCCGGAAATCCGGGATTTTTAGCGTCCGAGTAG
- a CDS encoding helix-turn-helix domain-containing protein yields the protein MMNTVRKSENLLPFPVISAAANGDTTAMCAILKHYEGYIAKLCTRTLKDDAGNTYSYVDEEMRNRLQVRLITRTLAFHVG from the coding sequence ATGATGAATACCGTTAGGAAGTCTGAAAATCTGTTGCCGTTCCCTGTCATTTCCGCAGCGGCAAACGGCGACACAACCGCCATGTGCGCGATCTTGAAGCACTACGAGGGTTACATAGCGAAACTTTGTACCCGCACGCTGAAAGACGACGCGGGCAATACCTATTCCTATGTGGACGAGGAAATGCGTAACAGGCTGCAAGTGCGCCTTATTACCCGCACCCTTGCTTTTCATGTAGGATAA
- a CDS encoding sigma-70 family RNA polymerase sigma factor — protein sequence MELSSSDKERIQHQYDALAKKTLVGEAKSHRRTLAKRAAREVTFSDLSESELAQLFTTDEYESDYFRFQVSGFDVLVKNELLAEALNALPERKRDIILLSYFLDMSDAEIGELLNVVRTTVFRHRKSALAKIKQYLEGKADDEYR from the coding sequence ATGGAGCTATCTTCTTCCGACAAGGAAAGAATACAACATCAGTACGACGCATTAGCAAAGAAAACTTTGGTCGGCGAAGCGAAAAGCCACCGCCGCACTCTTGCGAAACGCGCAGCACGCGAAGTTACTTTTTCGGATTTGAGCGAAAGCGAACTCGCGCAGCTTTTCACAACGGACGAATACGAAAGCGATTATTTCCGTTTTCAAGTGTCCGGCTTTGATGTACTCGTCAAAAATGAACTGCTTGCCGAAGCCCTTAACGCTTTGCCCGAAAGGAAACGCGACATTATCCTTTTGTCCTACTTCTTGGATATGAGCGACGCGGAAATTGGCGAACTGCTGAATGTTGTACGCACGACGGTTTTCCGGCACAGGAAATCCGCGCTTGCGAAAATCAAACAGTATTTGGAGGGAAAAGCAGATGATGAATACCGTTAG
- the rlmN gene encoding 23S rRNA (adenine(2503)-C(2))-methyltransferase RlmN, whose product MKRLPKYTPAEVRNDPYGFTYKEMSEVIGENEAKALYEELYKQLPRKKNLSMLVKNICKSSDTEKYVYELKDNKYIETVFIKRRDGGTVCVSTQVGCPVGCIFCESGRNGFVRNLTSSEIVQQIILLRRKVNRIVFMGMGEPLFNYDNLIKAIHILRDRYGLNFPTDGITISTVGPVDQLKKLREEHLKIQLTISLHAATQSARNRIIPHMRIYAIEDVVKQALSYSERHNRKIVFAYLLLPGINDRPSDVRQLAKWFRGKKVMINVLQYNPTSNSRIKAPQKREIVAFKHQLEQAGLEVTMRVSHGREINAACGQLANTYNKFKKK is encoded by the coding sequence ATGAAACGTTTACCTAAATATACGCCTGCGGAAGTACGGAATGATCCATACGGATTTACTTACAAAGAAATGTCGGAAGTTATTGGCGAGAATGAAGCAAAAGCCTTATATGAAGAATTATATAAGCAATTACCACGCAAAAAAAATCTATCAATGTTGGTAAAAAATATTTGCAAAAGCAGTGATACTGAAAAGTATGTTTACGAACTGAAAGACAACAAATACATTGAAACGGTTTTTATCAAGCGGCGAGATGGTGGAACTGTTTGCGTGAGCACACAAGTCGGTTGTCCTGTTGGTTGTATTTTTTGTGAGTCCGGGCGAAATGGCTTTGTTCGTAATCTAACATCGTCAGAAATCGTACAACAGATTATATTGTTGCGTCGAAAAGTAAACCGTATCGTTTTTATGGGTATGGGAGAGCCTTTATTCAATTATGACAACTTGATAAAAGCAATCCATATTCTCCGAGATAGATATGGGCTCAACTTTCCAACCGACGGCATTACCATATCAACAGTTGGTCCGGTCGATCAATTAAAAAAATTGCGCGAGGAACATCTTAAAATTCAGTTGACAATATCTTTACACGCAGCAACACAATCTGCAAGAAATCGTATTATTCCTCACATGCGCATATATGCTATTGAAGATGTTGTTAAGCAAGCCTTATCCTATTCTGAAAGGCATAATCGCAAAATTGTCTTTGCGTATTTGCTTTTACCGGGTATAAATGACCGGCCCTCAGATGTAAGACAACTTGCAAAATGGTTTCGGGGCAAAAAAGTTATGATTAACGTGTTACAATACAACCCAACAAGCAATTCAAGAATTAAAGCACCACAGAAACGGGAAATAGTTGCATTCAAACATCAATTAGAGCAAGCAGGACTTGAAGTTACTATGAGAGTTTCTCATGGCAGAGAGATTAACGCGGCTTGTGGACAGTTAGCTAACACATATAATAAATTCAAAAAAAAATGA
- a CDS encoding cysteine-rich KTR domain-containing protein, with the protein MLKKYWIKCPICNGKTRVQVFHNTVLKDFPLFCPKCKLTHIIDVEKLEIVIKNTEKQTFII; encoded by the coding sequence ATGCTTAAAAAATATTGGATAAAATGTCCGATTTGTAACGGAAAGACGAGAGTTCAAGTATTTCATAATACTGTATTAAAAGATTTTCCTCTTTTCTGCCCTAAATGCAAATTGACGCATATCATTGATGTAGAAAAATTAGAGATTGTAATCAAAAATACAGAAAAACAAACTTTTATTATTTAG
- a CDS encoding helix-turn-helix transcriptional regulator — protein sequence MAKRPVPLYDFKAFGAAIKAARNEYGESRKKVSDELYISPRYLANIENKGQQPSLQVFYDLVTRYHISVDQFFFPNSNAEKSTGRRQLDALLDGMSDKGIRIVTATAREITEVEKAED from the coding sequence ATGGCAAAAAGACCCGTACCATTGTACGACTTTAAGGCTTTCGGGGCAGCTATAAAAGCCGCGAGAAATGAATACGGCGAGAGCCGCAAAAAGGTAAGCGACGAGTTATATATTTCCCCGCGCTACCTTGCGAATATCGAGAACAAGGGACAACAGCCGAGTTTACAGGTATTCTATGACCTTGTAACCCGGTATCATATTTCGGTAGATCAATTTTTCTTCCCGAACAGCAATGCGGAGAAATCCACCGGGCGGCGGCAGCTTGACGCGCTGCTGGACGGTATGAGCGATAAAGGCATACGGATTGTAACCGCAACAGCAAGGGAGATAACGGAAGTCGAAAAAGCAGAGGATTAA
- a CDS encoding plasmid mobilization protein produces the protein MENRKRNIQMKFYVTEEEKRLIDEKMKQLPIKQYGAYFRKMAIDGYILVVDRSDTKAYIRELQAVSRNINQIAKRANATGTVYRQDIEDIKKAVDEIWRLQRRTLLNQP, from the coding sequence ATGGAAAACCGAAAGAGAAATATACAGATGAAGTTTTACGTTACGGAAGAAGAAAAGCGGCTGATCGACGAGAAGATGAAGCAGCTTCCCATAAAGCAGTATGGGGCATACTTCCGTAAAATGGCGATAGACGGGTATATTCTTGTCGTTGACCGAAGCGACACAAAAGCATATATCCGGGAACTGCAAGCGGTGAGCCGGAACATCAACCAAATTGCAAAACGCGCCAATGCGACGGGGACGGTTTACAGGCAGGATATAGAGGACATTAAAAAGGCGGTGGACGAGATATGGCGGTTACAAAGACGCACCCTATTAAATCAACCTTAA
- a CDS encoding relaxase/mobilization nuclease domain-containing protein, translated as MAVTKTHPIKSTLKAAIDYILNPEKTDGKLLASSFGCGLETADIEFAWTREAAGDRGTHLGRHLIQSFAVGETTPEEAHKIGMELAGAVLGGKYEFVLTTHVDKDHLHNHLIFNAVSFVDYKKYHSNKQSYHFIRRTSDRICKEHGLSVVVPGQDKGKSYAEYTAEKQGTSYKAKLKTAIDTLIPQVKDFDELLRRLQEMGYEIKQGKYISFRAAGQERFTRTKTLGAAYTEEAIKERIKGVYVAKTKTLREDKKIRLVVDLENSIKAQQSAGYERWAKIHNLKQAAKSMNFLTENKIEYYSELESKIADIMTAHDAAAKAVKEVEQRMSDLSLLIKHTTTYRQLKPIYDEYRKSPDKEKYLRGHESEIILFEAAARALKEMQIKKLPDLAALRKEYRSLNDRKTKLYEDYRQAKKQMQEYGVVKKNVDSILYPSQSRAREQER; from the coding sequence ATGGCGGTTACAAAGACGCACCCTATTAAATCAACCTTAAAGGCTGCGATAGACTATATCTTAAATCCCGAAAAGACAGACGGGAAGCTGCTTGCGTCCTCTTTCGGCTGCGGGCTGGAAACCGCCGATATTGAGTTTGCATGGACGCGGGAAGCTGCCGGAGATCGCGGCACACATTTAGGGCGGCACTTGATACAATCCTTTGCGGTGGGAGAAACCACACCGGAAGAAGCGCACAAAATCGGCATGGAACTTGCCGGGGCGGTATTAGGCGGCAAGTATGAGTTTGTTTTGACAACTCACGTCGATAAAGACCATCTGCATAATCACTTGATTTTCAACGCGGTTAGCTTCGTTGACTACAAAAAGTACCATTCCAACAAGCAAAGCTATCACTTTATCCGGCGCACCAGCGACAGGATATGTAAAGAGCATGGGCTATCCGTCGTCGTACCGGGACAGGACAAGGGAAAAAGCTATGCAGAATACACCGCCGAAAAGCAAGGGACAAGCTACAAAGCAAAGCTGAAAACGGCGATAGATACTCTCATTCCCCAAGTGAAAGATTTTGACGAACTGCTGCGCCGCTTGCAGGAAATGGGGTATGAAATCAAACAGGGCAAATACATTTCCTTTCGCGCTGCCGGACAGGAACGGTTTACCCGCACAAAGACGCTCGGCGCGGCCTATACGGAAGAAGCGATAAAGGAGCGTATCAAGGGCGTGTATGTTGCCAAAACAAAAACGCTGCGGGAAGATAAGAAAATCCGGCTTGTCGTCGATCTTGAAAACAGTATCAAAGCCCAACAGTCGGCGGGCTATGAACGGTGGGCAAAAATCCATAATCTGAAACAGGCTGCTAAAAGCATGAACTTCCTAACCGAAAACAAGATTGAGTATTATAGCGAACTTGAAAGCAAGATAGCCGATATTATGACCGCTCATGACGCGGCGGCAAAGGCGGTTAAGGAAGTGGAACAGCGTATGTCTGATTTGTCGCTGCTTATCAAGCACACCACCACATACCGACAGTTAAAACCGATTTACGATGAATACCGAAAATCGCCGGACAAGGAAAAGTATCTGCGGGGGCATGAAAGCGAAATTATCCTGTTTGAAGCTGCGGCAAGGGCATTAAAGGAAATGCAGATAAAGAAGCTGCCCGATCTCGCCGCGCTGCGCAAGGAGTATAGAAGCTTAAACGACAGGAAAACCAAATTGTATGAAGATTATCGGCAAGCCAAGAAGCAAATGCAGGAATACGGCGTTGTCAAAAAGAACGTCGATAGTATTCTTTACCCGTCCCAAAGCAGGGCGCGGGAGCAGGAGCGATAA
- a CDS encoding transposon-transfer assisting family protein: MNTRFTIEEENIVAIYAEDSRETTLENILAAMPYMDEDMRQLAAAAVNKLQAMTDSEFSEREFILTDEE; this comes from the coding sequence ATGAATACCCGCTTTACCATTGAGGAAGAAAACATTGTTGCGATCTACGCCGAGGACAGCCGGGAAACAACGCTTGAAAATATCCTTGCCGCCATGCCCTACATGGACGAGGATATGCGCCAGCTTGCCGCCGCAGCGGTGAACAAGCTGCAAGCCATGACGGACAGCGAGTTTTCCGAAAGGGAGTTTATCTTGACCGACGAGGAATAG
- a CDS encoding YodL domain-containing protein, which produces MPYSSYDHDKLEAAETMRIERRIYFEAKDREIAPYASLPIAQLLSMRSESAAAEQAIFDDLKERAAAWEEQAGRTLLLDKTLEYVRTPHVQHTANEWQTTEHNRHIRSNRVYQMNYYIYENTRYDKEAQKSIPYSWTLTWSVRTNSPSRTQAKIAGQDRKVFTDKAAMEKYLNGRIKAYDRLFTEISPPIPQEYADYFKVNGMLMPDYTIEGEEPPQQQQAAAIPENTGQEKEREHMSEQFSIMIGNRSRFDAGDPGGYWLDMPATKEQLHEAMRNVGITADNPQDFSIRGYSDDPEKHIALPYEMVCAADVDELNFLAARLEQLDPAEVGKLNAALQQKNGLANIGQVIDFTYNVDFYVHIPEVHNYHDLGDYYLNQSGMVQMPEEWKGGIDLSTFGRNAAAQEKGAFTEYGYIVESGDEWERQFEGREVPEEYRIMSYPQPERGEQDKAYMDAAETQQADAQAAEPQQPRPVVPIILTSEKPAEKVKEITARLEQGVQAIFDSDRYKEFLTAMSKFHDYSLNNTILIAMQGGNLVMGFRQWEKEFDRHVKKGEKGIKIFAPAPYKVKKLVDKIDPETRKPMLDREGKVVKEEKEITVPAFKVITVFDISQTEGKEFPDLSVKPLLADVEQYEDFFAALEKASPVPIAFEQITNGANGYFSLTDKRIAIKEGVSELQAVKTAIHEIAHAKLHDVDLNAPPEQQNRVDRHTCEVEAESVAYTVCQHFGLDTSDYSFGYVAGWSSGKEMTELKASLETIQTTAKELITEIEGHFTELQQQRQAEQEQGDTFSIYQLKRGDETRDLRFEPYDRLQAAGLTIDRVNYELVYTAPLTKDMTLGDIWERFNIDHPADFKGHSLSVSDIVVLHQNDEDTAHYVDSIGFQQVPEFLQEQQTPVFDKLPPEQQQALSDTVQDTLQMLVDADKRIYGDVTGKTLEAIAAQGYSYKDGQLEKQQPEATPDSLLTGETVRTPRGNFHITDMSREQIEAAGFGFHHASEDGKYLIMGNGTQAYAIAAEQPQRDNPLKHVEDTIEQNDNNFDGLINNTPQTPTVADFEQRAKAGEAISVTDLAKAVKAEKREQPQKKPSILKKLDEYKKQAAQQPKDKQKEHKKDLEV; this is translated from the coding sequence ATGCCGTATTCCTCATACGACCATGACAAATTAGAAGCCGCCGAAACCATGCGGATAGAACGCCGGATATATTTTGAAGCAAAGGACAGGGAGATTGCCCCTTATGCTTCCTTGCCGATTGCGCAGCTACTTTCCATGCGCAGCGAAAGCGCGGCGGCAGAACAGGCGATTTTTGACGACCTTAAAGAACGCGCCGCCGCATGGGAAGAACAGGCGGGAAGAACGCTTTTGCTGGATAAAACACTTGAATATGTGAGAACGCCGCACGTCCAGCACACCGCTAACGAGTGGCAGACCACCGAGCATAACCGCCATATTCGCAGCAACCGGGTATATCAGATGAATTACTACATTTACGAGAATACCCGCTACGACAAAGAAGCGCAGAAATCTATCCCGTATTCATGGACGCTTACATGGAGCGTGCGCACCAACAGCCCAAGCAGAACCCAAGCGAAGATTGCCGGACAAGATAGAAAGGTTTTCACCGACAAGGCAGCTATGGAAAAGTATCTGAATGGGCGTATCAAAGCGTATGACCGCTTGTTTACGGAAATCTCCCCGCCTATCCCGCAGGAGTACGCCGACTATTTCAAAGTAAACGGTATGCTCATGCCGGACTACACCATAGAGGGCGAAGAACCCCCGCAGCAGCAACAGGCGGCAGCTATCCCCGAAAATACCGGGCAGGAAAAGGAGCGTGAACACATGAGCGAACAGTTTTCTATTATGATAGGCAACCGCAGCCGCTTTGACGCGGGCGACCCCGGCGGCTATTGGTTGGATATGCCCGCCACAAAGGAGCAGTTGCACGAAGCTATGCGGAACGTCGGCATTACCGCCGACAACCCGCAGGATTTTTCCATTCGCGGCTATTCCGACGACCCGGAGAAACATATTGCCTTGCCTTATGAAATGGTATGCGCCGCCGACGTGGACGAACTCAATTTTCTTGCGGCGCGGCTCGAACAGCTTGACCCCGCCGAGGTTGGCAAGCTGAACGCAGCTTTGCAGCAGAAAAACGGGCTTGCAAATATTGGACAGGTAATTGACTTCACCTACAACGTGGATTTTTACGTCCATATCCCCGAAGTACATAACTACCACGATTTGGGCGACTATTACTTAAATCAATCCGGCATGGTACAAATGCCCGAAGAATGGAAAGGCGGCATTGACCTTTCTACTTTTGGCAGGAACGCTGCCGCGCAGGAAAAAGGCGCGTTTACCGAGTACGGCTATATCGTGGAAAGCGGCGACGAGTGGGAACGGCAGTTTGAGGGGCGCGAAGTGCCGGAAGAATACCGCATTATGAGTTACCCGCAGCCGGAGCGCGGCGAACAGGACAAAGCCTATATGGACGCAGCCGAAACGCAGCAAGCAGACGCACAGGCCGCAGAGCCGCAGCAGCCCCGCCCCGTCGTCCCCATTATCCTTACTTCCGAAAAGCCCGCCGAAAAGGTAAAGGAGATCACCGCGCGTTTGGAACAGGGCGTACAGGCGATTTTTGACAGCGACCGCTACAAAGAGTTTCTAACCGCTATGTCAAAGTTCCATGATTATAGTTTGAATAACACTATCCTAATTGCTATGCAGGGCGGCAATTTGGTAATGGGCTTCCGTCAATGGGAAAAGGAGTTTGACCGCCATGTAAAGAAAGGCGAGAAAGGCATTAAAATCTTTGCCCCCGCGCCCTACAAGGTGAAAAAGCTGGTTGATAAAATCGACCCCGAAACGAGAAAGCCCATGCTTGACCGCGAGGGAAAAGTGGTAAAGGAAGAAAAGGAAATCACCGTCCCCGCCTTTAAGGTTATAACCGTCTTTGATATTTCGCAGACCGAGGGCAAGGAGTTTCCCGACCTTTCCGTTAAACCGCTGCTTGCCGATGTGGAGCAGTACGAGGATTTTTTCGCCGCCCTTGAAAAAGCGTCCCCCGTCCCGATTGCATTTGAGCAGATCACAAACGGCGCAAATGGGTATTTCAGTTTGACCGACAAGCGTATTGCAATCAAAGAGGGCGTGAGTGAATTACAGGCGGTAAAGACCGCCATTCACGAAATCGCCCATGCGAAGCTGCACGACGTAGACTTAAACGCCCCGCCGGAGCAGCAAAACCGCGTTGACCGCCATACCTGCGAGGTAGAAGCGGAAAGCGTCGCTTATACGGTTTGCCAGCATTTCGGCCTTGATACTTCCGATTACTCTTTCGGCTATGTGGCTGGTTGGAGCAGCGGCAAGGAAATGACCGAGTTAAAAGCGTCCCTTGAAACAATACAGACCACCGCAAAGGAACTCATTACCGAGATTGAGGGGCATTTTACCGAGTTGCAGCAGCAGCGGCAAGCCGAGCAGGAGCAGGGCGATACCTTTTCCATTTATCAGTTAAAGCGCGGGGACGAAACAAGGGACTTGCGCTTTGAGCCTTATGACCGTCTGCAAGCGGCTGGACTTACCATTGACCGGGTAAATTATGAACTCGTCTATACTGCACCGCTTACAAAGGATATGACGCTGGGCGACATTTGGGAAAGGTTTAATATCGACCACCCCGCCGACTTTAAGGGGCATAGCCTTTCCGTTTCCGACATTGTTGTGCTTCATCAGAACGACGAGGACACCGCCCACTATGTAGACAGTATCGGTTTTCAGCAAGTGCCGGAGTTTTTGCAGGAGCAGCAGACCCCCGTATTTGACAAGCTGCCGCCCGAACAGCAGCAAGCCTTGTCCGACACCGTACAAGACACTTTGCAAATGCTGGTTGACGCAGACAAGCGGATTTATGGCGACGTTACGGGCAAGACCCTTGAAGCAATCGCGGCGCAAGGATATTCCTACAAGGACGGGCAGCTTGAAAAGCAGCAGCCGGAAGCGACCCCCGACAGCCTTTTGACGGGTGAAACCGTTAGAACGCCGAGGGGCAATTTTCATATTACCGATATGAGCCGTGAACAGATCGAAGCGGCGGGATTTGGTTTTCACCATGCGTCGGAGGACGGGAAGTATCTCATTATGGGGAATGGCACACAGGCTTATGCCATAGCCGCCGAGCAGCCGCAGCGGGATAATCCCTTAAAGCACGTCGAGGACACCATAGAGCAGAACGACAACAATTTTGACGGGCTTATCAACAATACGCCGCAAACGCCCACCGTTGCAGATTTTGAGCAGCGGGCAAAGGCGGGGGAAGCGATTTCCGTTACCGACCTTGCAAAAGCGGTAAAAGCCGAGAAACGGGAACAGCCGCAGAAAAAACCGTCCATTTTGAAGAAGCTGGACGAATACAAGAAACAGGCGGCGCAGCAGCCGAAAGATAAACAGAAAGAGCATAAAAAGGATTTGGAGGTTTGA
- a CDS encoding cysteine-rich VLP domain-containing protein yields MIRLDEKQYRAVKKMTRAACANNDCGNCLLLDDGETCVCVQSISYSLLCRYFREAVLPADRQLCEQITRSGETDLKRCAVCGSTFAAGSNRAKYCPDCAAKIRRRQKAQSERNRRLRIKTTT; encoded by the coding sequence ATGATAAGGCTTGATGAAAAGCAATACCGCGCCGTAAAGAAAATGACCCGCGCCGCTTGTGCAAACAACGATTGCGGGAATTGTCTGCTGCTGGACGACGGGGAAACTTGCGTTTGTGTGCAGAGTATCAGCTATTCGCTGCTATGCCGCTATTTCCGCGAAGCGGTATTACCCGCCGACAGGCAGCTTTGCGAACAGATCACCCGCAGCGGGGAAACCGATTTGAAGCGTTGCGCGGTATGCGGCAGCACGTTTGCGGCGGGCAGCAACCGGGCGAAATACTGCCCCGATTGCGCGGCAAAGATACGCCGCAGACAGAAAGCCCAAAGCGAGAGAAACAGGCGTTTACGGATAAAAACAACTACATAG